A segment of the Streptomyces sp. NBC_01235 genome:
GGAGCCGCAAGGCGGTGGCCCGGCACGCTGGATGCAGCGCTCGGAGGTGGCGGCGGACGCGCGCTGCTTCGGTCTCGGCGGGCGGGCGTCCGGGCCGCGTCTGCGCGATGGGACGTACCGGTTGTGGAACACGGATCCCGGACACGCGTTCGATCGGGAGGATGATCCGCTCTACCTCACGATGCCGGTACAGCTGGTGGTGGCCGACGCGGGCACGCACCTGGTGTTTCACGACACCTCCTGGGACGGCACGGTCACGCTGCGGGAGGGCGAGGAGGGCGCCGGCTCCGGGCACGACCGGCCCGGGGCGTGCGAGATGCGGATGGACGGGGGCCCGTTGCGCTGTTGGGTGATGGTGGGCACCCCCGCGCGCGTGCTGCTTGCCTGGGCCTCGCTCACCGGAGCGCCGGCACTACCGCCCGCGTGGGCGCTCGGTCACCATCACGCGCGCTGGGGCTTCGGCAGCGAGCAGGAGGTCCGCCGGATCGTGGCGGGCTATCACGAGCACGGGCTGCCGCTCGACGCGGTCCACCTCGACATCGACCACTACGACGAGCACCAGGTGTTCACGGTCGACCAGGATCGCTTCCCGAAGCTGTCGGTGCTCGCCGAGGAGCTGCGCCGGGACGGGATACGCCTGGTGTCGATCGTCGACCCGGCGGTCAAGGCCACGCCGGGCAATGCCGTGTACGACAGCGGGGTCGCCGAGGACGCGTTCGTGCGGGACGCGTCTGGACGGCTCGTCGAGGGTGTGGTGTGGCCGGGAGAGGCGGTCTTCCCGGACTTCACGCACGCGCGCGTGCGTCAGTGGTGGGGAGGTCTCTACGCCGAGCGGATCACCCAGGGGTTCGCCGGCTTCTGGCACGACATGAACGAGCCGACGTCGTTCGTCGCTTTCGGGGAGTCGACGTTGCCTCGGTCGGCCCGGCACTCCCTGGAAGGACGCGGTGGTGATCATCGCGAGGCGCACAACGTGTACGGGCTGTGTATGGCCCGGGCGGCCTACGAGGGGCTGCGGGAGTTGGTGCCGGACCAGCGTCCGTTCGTCTTCTCGCGGTCCGGTTGGGCGGGCCTGCAGCGCTACGGCGGCACCTGGTCCGGAGACGTCGCCACGGGCTGGCCGGGACTGCGGGCGTCCCTGTCCCTGGTGATGGGGCTCGGGCTGTGCGGGGTGCCGTATTCAGGGCCGGATGTGGGCGGTTTCGACGGCAGTCCGTCGCCGGAGCTGTATCTGCGCTGGTTCCAGCTGGGCGCGTACCTGCCGCTGTTCCGCACGCACGCGAGTCTGCGGGCGGGACGCCGGGAGCCGTGGGAGTTCGGTCCCGAGGTGTTGGAGCACGCGCGCGTGGCGCTCGTCGAGCGTCGGCGGCTGGTGCCGTACTTCGTGACGCTGGCACATATAGCCCGGCGTACGGGGGCCCCTTATGTGCGCCCGGTGTGGTGGGGAGCGGCCGGTAACCGGGCGTTGCGGGACTGTGAGGACGCGTTCCTGCTGGGTGACTGCCTTCTGGTGGCACCGGTGCTCGACCCGGGCGCCGACCGGCGTTCCGTGCAGCTGCCGCGGGGGCGCTGGTACGACACGGCAACAGGGCGGGCGTACGAGGGGCCGGGGCAGGTGCTCGTGGACGCCCCTCTGTCGCGTATTCCGGTGCTCGCGCGCGCGGGTGCCGTCATACCGGTGCGCGGAGACGACGGCGGCCTGGAGCTGGAGGTGTGGGCACCGGTCCGGGGGCGGACGGGTGGCGGTCTGGTGGTGCGGGACGCGGGCGACGGCTGGGCGGAGCCGGAGATCGAGCGGTACGTCGCCCGCTGGGAGGGCCCGCGGGTCGTCGTCGAGCGGGAGGGTGAGGACGGCGTGCGTGTGCCGTCCCACCCGGTGCGCGTACGCGGGCTCGGCCGGCGGTGAGCTCAGATGTAGCGGCCCTCGAAGAACGCCCGCACGGCGTGCGTGTGCAGGGGGAAGGCGAGTTCCTCGGGCCCGCGAAGGAGGTGC
Coding sequences within it:
- a CDS encoding glycoside hydrolase family 31 protein; its protein translation is MDGRDLVRSMKAVGPVGAFQGLRTVKAAWRRRRADATGLPVRGPERARVPGLVQEVEPGPGGGTLRFSRSELTIRVAVNGAVFWGWDGAGPEPSYALADRCPEPDPRAVLEPDKDGGWRVVAERVTVVVSRHGAVEVCTPGGVMLRRDLPPRWWEPQGGGPARWMQRSEVAADARCFGLGGRASGPRLRDGTYRLWNTDPGHAFDREDDPLYLTMPVQLVVADAGTHLVFHDTSWDGTVTLREGEEGAGSGHDRPGACEMRMDGGPLRCWVMVGTPARVLLAWASLTGAPALPPAWALGHHHARWGFGSEQEVRRIVAGYHEHGLPLDAVHLDIDHYDEHQVFTVDQDRFPKLSVLAEELRRDGIRLVSIVDPAVKATPGNAVYDSGVAEDAFVRDASGRLVEGVVWPGEAVFPDFTHARVRQWWGGLYAERITQGFAGFWHDMNEPTSFVAFGESTLPRSARHSLEGRGGDHREAHNVYGLCMARAAYEGLRELVPDQRPFVFSRSGWAGLQRYGGTWSGDVATGWPGLRASLSLVMGLGLCGVPYSGPDVGGFDGSPSPELYLRWFQLGAYLPLFRTHASLRAGRREPWEFGPEVLEHARVALVERRRLVPYFVTLAHIARRTGAPYVRPVWWGAAGNRALRDCEDAFLLGDCLLVAPVLDPGADRRSVQLPRGRWYDTATGRAYEGPGQVLVDAPLSRIPVLARAGAVIPVRGDDGGLELEVWAPVRGRTGGGLVVRDAGDGWAEPEIERYVARWEGPRVVVEREGEDGVRVPSHPVRVRGLGRR